GAGATATTTTAATCCAATCCATTTCTGAAGAGTTAAAAAAGTTTGAAAGTCAAACCGGAATACAAGTTCATAAGGCGGGAATCCCCTATGTTCGCTATATTTATTCTTCTCAAATGAGCGGGGAGTTGATTCTCTTTACCTGTTTATCAGCATTTATTACCATATTCGTCATTTTTATCTTTTATAGGTCTGTTCGGTATGTTATGATACCTATTATTTTAGTAGCAGTAATCCTTATTTGGGTAATGGGAATGCTTGTGTTATTTGGTTTCAAAATAACACTCTTAACGGGTTTAATTATACCTCTTGTGGTGGTGATAGGTATTCCTAATGTCATTTATTTGACCAATAAATATCATTTTGAATATGCACTTTGTGGGGATAAACATGTAGCAATTTCGTCGATGATACAGAATATAGGAGTGGTCATCTTTATGACAAACTTTACAACAGCTGCAGGTTTCCTCACTTTGCTCACAGTAGATATAGATGTTTTGAAAGAATTTGGGTTGATTGCAGGAATAAACATAATAGCTGTTTTTCTGCTCAGTGCCATTCTGATACCTATTATATTTTATTATTTTCCTGCTCCCGAAGGAAAAGAATTACAGCATACGCAATGGAATCCTTTGCAAAAACTCATTCTCTTGATTACTCATCTTGTACAATTCCATTATAAAAAAATAATAATACTTTTTTTTATAGCATGTATGATAGGTTTTTATGGTTTATCAAAACTCTATCCCAATGCAAAATTAACTGATGATATTCCTCAGCAAAGTGAAGTGAAAGATGATATTTCTTTTTTGGAAACATATTTTAAAGGAACAATGCCCTTAGAACTCATCATAGATACAAAAGTAGAAAAGGGAGCTTTACAACTGCAAAATTTAGAAAAAATAGATGCTATAGAGCATTCTCTTAAACAACATCCTTTCATCGCTTCGCCTCTTTCGTTTGTATCTTTTGTAAAAACAATCAGACAAGGATTTTACAATGGTGACACCAATTTTTATAGTATTCCCGATAGCCGTGATAGGGTATTTATAGCAAAATACCTTCCCAGAAAAAATGATAATGTGCCTCTGCTGTATTCATTAGTAGATTCTTCATATCAAAAAGTGCGTATTTCATTGAGAATCAAAGACATAGGTTCTCAAAAATTAGATTCACTCATCCAATTTTTTATTTATCCAAAGATTACCGAAGTACTTGGCAATAGCAAAATAGATGCAGTTATTACGGGAACAAGTGTTTTATTTATCAAAGGAAATGAATTTTTGATACAAAATCTTTTTTCTAGTCTTCTATTAGCGTTTGGAATTATTACATTCCTTATAATAGCACTCTTTAAAAGTATAAAAATGACTCTTATTTCCCTTATTCCAAACTTTATACCATTAATTATGACCGCAGGTATTATGGGCTTTTCTGGTATTACCTTAAAACCCAGCACTATTATTATATTCAGCATAGCGTTTGGAATATCCGTAGATAATGCTATTCATTTTTTAATAAAATATAGAAATATTCTCAAAAAAGAGAAGCATTTAGACGTGAAGGCAATAGTTACTAAAACAATCCAAGAATCTGTTAACAGTATGATATATACGTCCATTATATTATTTTTGGGATTTATTATTTTTGTTTTTTCGAGTTTCCAAAGCACGTTTTATTTAGGACTGCTCATCTCTTCTACTCTCTTTATCTCTATGCTGAGTAATATTTTATTTTTACCATCAATAATAATATTTTCTTAT
Above is a window of Chitinophagaceae bacterium DNA encoding:
- a CDS encoding MMPL family transporter; translation: MKIIPNMWKIVSQYIIKWRVFLLSLIAIITVFFGIYAPHLQMSYDLYNIVPKDDADLLYFEGVKKKFGEDANTLVVGIKDSTVFQLRPFTYYKNLGETIQSMPGISKVISLGQLFYIKKNENTRSFENIPFFPSIPHSQSQLDSILQQVYSYKIYDGNVINRGNEAILMLISIEKKILDSSERDILIQSISEELKKFESQTGIQVHKAGIPYVRYIYSSQMSGELILFTCLSAFITIFVIFIFYRSVRYVMIPIILVAVILIWVMGMLVLFGFKITLLTGLIIPLVVVIGIPNVIYLTNKYHFEYALCGDKHVAISSMIQNIGVVIFMTNFTTAAGFLTLLTVDIDVLKEFGLIAGINIIAVFLLSAILIPIIFYYFPAPEGKELQHTQWNPLQKLILLITHLVQFHYKKIIILFFIACMIGFYGLSKLYPNAKLTDDIPQQSEVKDDISFLETYFKGTMPLELIIDTKVEKGALQLQNLEKIDAIEHSLKQHPFIASPLSFVSFVKTIRQGFYNGDTNFYSIPDSRDRVFIAKYLPRKNDNVPLLYSLVDSSYQKVRISLRIKDIGSQKLDSLIQFFIYPKITEVLGNSKIDAVITGTSVLFIKGNEFLIQNLFSSLLLAFGIITFLIIALFKSIKMTLISLIPNFIPLIMTAGIMGFSGITLKPSTIIIFSIAFGISVDNAIHFLIKYRNILKKEKHLDVKAIVTKTIQESVNSMIYTSIILFLGFIIFVFSSFQSTFYLGLLISSTLFISMLSNILFLPSIIIFSYSKKNKTLQKKY